One genomic window of Hymenobacter sp. J193 includes the following:
- a CDS encoding aminoglycoside phosphotransferase family protein — MKLADYCTPAFVETLLQTTLPAPVRVLAVEPFALDNSASILAVLTAGHSGRPIGHYGLRVRYEAAGQEHTEDLVLKLKPPGTEISAMLGALAQACGGDLAKVYPAHMLNTGFAHTHHRELAVYAQPDLSLMPAIRGLHRDEAAGVYAILMEHLGPDMQLLNSVMEPGRWTDEHLRTTLTQLADWHAAHLLPAGAPLPWADAPTLDFMLAQRPLWQALLTNAATRLPELYPPARAARLQAALDALPRYWPELAAAPRTLVHNDLNPRNTCFRQTAVGLQLCAYDWELATYHVPVYDVVELLSFVLTPERYAQRLDYLEFYRQQLHARTGLFADADNFHRLAGLAAFDFGLHRLGMYLMAHTVSPYPYLPRVVASYFDTLDQLQPWLPELPA, encoded by the coding sequence ATGAAACTTGCTGATTACTGCACTCCGGCGTTTGTAGAAACGCTGCTGCAAACCACCCTGCCCGCGCCCGTGCGGGTACTGGCAGTGGAGCCGTTTGCCCTCGATAACTCGGCCAGCATTCTGGCGGTGCTCACGGCCGGGCACAGCGGGCGGCCCATTGGGCACTACGGGCTGCGGGTGCGCTACGAGGCGGCCGGGCAGGAGCACACCGAAGACCTCGTGCTCAAGCTCAAGCCGCCCGGCACCGAAATATCGGCTATGCTGGGTGCCCTGGCCCAAGCCTGCGGCGGGGACCTGGCCAAGGTGTACCCTGCTCACATGCTGAACACCGGCTTCGCTCATACCCATCATCGGGAACTAGCAGTGTACGCCCAGCCGGACCTGAGCCTGATGCCCGCCATCCGGGGCCTGCACCGCGACGAAGCGGCCGGTGTGTACGCCATTCTGATGGAACACCTGGGACCGGACATGCAGCTGCTGAACTCGGTGATGGAGCCCGGGCGCTGGACCGACGAGCACCTGCGCACCACCCTCACCCAGCTGGCCGACTGGCACGCCGCTCACCTGCTGCCCGCTGGTGCTCCACTACCCTGGGCCGACGCTCCTACCCTCGACTTTATGCTGGCGCAACGGCCGCTGTGGCAGGCCCTGCTGACCAACGCCGCCACCCGCCTGCCCGAGCTGTACCCGCCGGCACGAGCCGCCCGGCTGCAGGCCGCGCTGGATGCTTTGCCCCGGTACTGGCCGGAGCTGGCCGCCGCGCCCCGCACCCTGGTGCACAACGACCTGAACCCGCGCAACACCTGCTTCCGGCAAACCGCCGTGGGTTTGCAGCTTTGCGCCTACGACTGGGAGCTGGCCACTTACCATGTGCCCGTGTACGATGTGGTGGAACTGCTGAGCTTTGTGCTGACCCCGGAACGCTATGCTCAGCGCCTGGACTACCTGGAGTTTTACCGCCAGCAGCTGCACGCCCGCACTGGTTTGTTTGCCGATGCCGATAATTTCCACCGCCTCGCCGGGCTGGCCGCTTTCGACTTTGGGCTGCACCGCCTGGGCATGTACCTGATGGCCCACACCGTAAGCCCCTACCCCTACCTGCCCCGGGTGGTGGCCAGCTACTTCGACACTCTCGACCAGCTGCAACCCTGGCTGCCCGAACTTCCCGCCTGA